A DNA window from Brassica napus cultivar Da-Ae chromosome C1, Da-Ae, whole genome shotgun sequence contains the following coding sequences:
- the BNAC01G10370D gene encoding uncharacterized protein BNAC01G10370D, with translation MGLPLLTCSTTRVAFSSSSSSSSSSSSWFKSSDRSYRLYESPASSRSELRKRSGKRSSLSLEKSRGVKASSSGQSSGEVIDDGDAAAAARSVAVPSGDVTSVGSFGSGGLAGPSGEVTSVGEFVGGSGGDWDKIGAVVRLSYGIGIYCGMAVAGRFICEVAGIDYTGGFNASLDAIIAGLGYASPPIMALLFILDDEVVKVSPHARAIRDVEDEELRGFFHGMSAWQFILVVTASSVGEELFYRAAFQGALADIFLRGTDLISDPRGMVALTGLLPPFVPFAQAFAAAITAALTGSLYYIAASPKDPTYIMAPVLKTPSARDELKKLFAAWYERRQMKKIYSPLLEGLLGLYLGFEWIQTNNLLAPIITHGIYSAVVLGNGLWKLHHHQQRLRLRVHKLETEGDNNSTR, from the exons ATGGGTCTTCCTTTGTTGACTTGTAGTACGACAAGAGTcgctttctcctcttcttcttcgtcttcgtcttcgtcttcgtcATGGTTCAAGAGTAGTGATCGTAGTTATAGGCTTTACGAGTCTCCGGCGAGTTCGAGATCGGAGCTTCGGAAGCGTAGCGGGAAGAGAAGCAGTCTTTCGTTAGAGAAGTCGAGGGGAGTTAAAGCGTCTTCGTCGGGACAGAGCAGCGGCGAAGTGATCGACGACGGGGATGCGGCGGCGGCGGCAAGAAGTGTAGCTGTGCCTTCGGGAGATGTAACGTCGGTGGGAAGCTTCGGCAGCGGGGGGTTAGCTGGACCGTCGGGAGAGGTGACGTCAGTCGGGGAGTTTGTCGGTGGAAGCGGCGGAGATTGGGATAAGATCGGTGCTGTTGTTAGGCTGAGTTACGGAAtcg gaataTACTGTGGAATGGCTGTGGCGGGAAGGTTTATATGTGAAGTAGCAGGAATCGATTACACAGGAGGTTTTAATGCTTCTTTAGATGCTATTATCGCTGGTCTTGGTTATGCTTCTCCACCTATCATGGCTCTTCTCTTCATTCTTGAT gATGAAGTTGTGAAGGTGTCGCCGCATGCTCGTGCCATTAGAGATGTTGAAGATGAGGAGCTTCGTGGCTTCTTCCATGGAATGTCAGCTTGGCAG TTTATCTTAGTAGTTACTGCAAGTTCAGTTGGAGAGGAGCTCTTCTATCGAGCTGCGTTTCAGGGTGCACTAGCTGATATATTCCTAAGAGGCACAGATCTCATCTCAGATCCTCGAGGAATGGTCGCTTTG ACTGGACTATTGCCTCCGTTCGTACCGTTTGCTCAAGCGTTTGCAGCCGCTATTACCGCCGCTCTCACTGGCTCTCTCTATTACATTGCTGCTTCACCTAAAGATCCGACTTATATAATGGCACCCGTCTTGAAAACTCCTTCTGCCCGTGACGAGCTCAAGAAGTTGTTTGCAGCGTGGTACGAGAGGAGACAGATGAAGAAGATCTACTCTCCTCTTCTTGAAGGGCTTTTGGGTCTCTACCTCGGCTTTGAATGGATTCAG ACAAACAACCTTCTTGCTCCTATCATCACACATGGCATATACTCGGCTGTTGTATTGGGTAATGGACTCTGGAAGCTTCACCATCACCAGCAAAGACTGCGCCTACGGGTACATAAGCTTGAAACTGAAGGTGACAACAACAGTACAAgatag